A region from the Coffea eugenioides isolate CCC68of chromosome 9, Ceug_1.0, whole genome shotgun sequence genome encodes:
- the LOC113781945 gene encoding nudix hydrolase 2 isoform X2, producing the protein MIAARLLIPKLSSSSSSSSSCFIVKNNPTRTKYYGLFSNHQKLAFLSYPITSSSARARTRTRTRITDLSSCTSLGKFSQGTTRLGSYCLKNNTTRIRSLSSMNTRSALEVSSSLPPDKLDRILAGKDDDHDGVIVQLTDQPLDPSLFTSLLHASLSHWKLQGKKGVWIKLPIELANLVEPAVKAGFYFHHAEPKYLMLVHWLPSATNTIPANASHRVGIGAFVMNEKNEVLVVQEKSGRFRGTGIWKFPTGVVDEGEDICAAAVREVKEETGVDAKFVEILAFRATSHSLTSQTCSLCACCSPFPLRFNCRKER; encoded by the exons ATGATAGCGGCGAGATTATTAATTCCAAAACTATcgtcctcttcctcctcctcctcctcctgctTCATCGTCAAGAACAACCCCACCAGAACAAAATATTATGGTTTATTTTCTAACCATCAAAAACTTGCCTTCTTAAGTTACCCAATCACAAGTAGTAGCGCTCGGGCTCGGACTCGGACTCGGACTAGGATTACTGATCTATCTTCTTGTACATCACTAG GGAAATTCAGCCAAGGTACCACCAGGTTAGGAAGCTACTGCTTGAAGAACAACACCACCAGAATCAGATCGTTATCATCAATGAATACCAGGTCAGCTTTGGAGGTTTCCTCGTCATTGCCGCCGGACAAGCTGGACAGGATTTTAGCTGGGAAAGACGATGACCATGACGGTGTCATTGTCCAACTCACCGATCAGCCCTTGGACCCCTCTCTCTTTACTTCTTTGCTCCATGCATCCCTTTCCCACTGGAAATTGCAG GGTAAGAAGGGTGTTTGGATCAAATTGCCTATTGAGCTTGCTAATCTTGTTGAACCTGCAGTCAAG GCAGGATTTTATTTCCACCATGCAGAACCAAAGTATTTGATGCTTGTCCATTGGCTTCCTAGCGCTACAAATACTATCCCAGCAAATGCCTCGCACCGGGTTGGCATCGGTGCATTTGTCATGAATGAGAAGAATGAG GTGTTGGTTGTCCAAGAGAAGAGTGGAAGATTTCGTGGAACAGGCATCTGGAAATTCCCTACAGGAGTTGTAGATGAG GGGGAAGATATATGTGCTGCGGCAGTTAGAGAAGTTAAAGAAGAGACAGGT GTCGATGCAAAGTTTGTGGAGATACTGGCGTTTAG AGCCACAAGTCATTCTTTGACAAGTCAGACTTGTTCTTTGTGTGCATGCTGCAGCCCCTTTCCTTTGAGATTCAACTGCAGGAAAGAGAGATAG
- the LOC113783712 gene encoding acyl carrier protein 3, mitochondrial isoform X1, which yields MVILFVIFFFGERISFVLGQTYYGRNTIRQKRVLYFYYSKDYRGVHGCSNMQSLRASILSYVRIRVSIREQFFARDVNALSRLSMQLHACSTSSSSSSDQIMERVVSLVKKFSSVDATKVTETADFQKDLSLDSLDRVELVMAFEQEFSVEIPDEEVDKLKCCADVAKYITSGAGHQNAEGS from the exons ATGGTAATCCTTTTTGTTATCTTTTTCTTCGGAGAAAGAATCAGTTTTGTTTTAGGGCAAACTTACTATGGGAGAAACACCATCAGACAAAAAAGGGTGCTCTACTTCTACTATAGTAAAGATTATCGTGGAGTCCATG GTTGCTCAAATATGCAGAGCCTGAGAGCTTCCATTTTGAGTTATGTGAGGATCAGAGTTTCTATCAGGGAGCAGTTTTTCGCTCGAGATGTGAATGCACTAAGCAGACTCAGCATGCAACTGCATGCATGCAGCACCTCTTCCAGTTCCAGCAGTGACCAAATAATGGAACGAGTGGTTTCACTGGTTAAGAAGTTTTCCAGTGTTGATGCTACAAAG GTTACTGAAACTGCTGACTTCCAGAAGGACTTGAGCCTTGACAGTCTTGACAGAGTAGAACTTGTCATGGCTTTTGAGCAAGAATTTTCTGTCGAGATACCAGATGAAGAAGTAGACAAACTTAAATGTTGTGCAGACGTAGCTAAATATATAACATCAGGAGCAGGTCATCAAAACGCAGAAGGCTCCTGA
- the LOC113783711 gene encoding uncharacterized protein LOC113783711, whose amino-acid sequence MTSHFRGSDTIMIMAFLVFLPFLEIPVMAGGSEDMTIDNPIAELSSRDELVHMAGYGEEKLSTVTISGKLLCHACADIHDHHHQANQLDQPLPAPAPVSGASVAVFCGTSWKSRKSCARATTDEYGDFLIDLPSHLHAIPNLEKVCLVRVLHLSKNSDCRPAFTGKHKAIRLLSIEDGSRAYTVKTIHLTTKHSKSCRNVSRNSKDMIHVYYQEKGN is encoded by the exons ATGACGAGCCATTTTCGCGGCAGTGACACGATCATGATCATGGCTTTCTTGGTTTTCCTCCCCTTTCTTGAAATTCCGGTGATGGCCGGCGGATCGGAGGACATGACAATAGATAATCCCATCGCGGAGCTGTCCAGCAGAGACGAGTTGGTGCATATGGCTGGTTACGGAGAAGAGAAGCTGTCCACGGTTACCATCAGCGGCAAGCTACTCTGTCATGCCTGTGCGGATATCcatgatcatcatcatcaggCTAACCAGTTAGACCAACCACTTCCCGCACCAGCTCCCGTCTCAG GTGCGTCCGTGGCAGTTTTCTGCGGTACTAGCTGGAAGTCAAGAAAATCTTGCGCACGAGCTACCACAGATGAATATGGAGACTTCCTCATCGATCTCCCTTCCCATCTCCATGCAATTCCAAATCTAGAAAAAGTATGTCTCGTTAGAGTCCTCCATCTATCAAAGAACTCCGACTGCCGTCCGGCTTTCACAGGAAAACACAAGGCTATAAGACTGCTGTCCATTGAGGATGGTTCCCGTGCTTACACAGTGAAAACAATACATTTGACAACTAAACATTCAAAGTCATGCAGAAATGTTTCAAGGAACAGCAAAGACATGATACATGTCTACTACCAGGAGAAAGGAAACTAA
- the LOC113781945 gene encoding nudix hydrolase 2 isoform X1, whose amino-acid sequence MIAARLLIPKLSSSSSSSSSCFIVKNNPTRTKYYGLFSNHQKLAFLSYPITSSSARARTRTRTRITDLSSCTSLGKFSQGTTRLGSYCLKNNTTRIRSLSSMNTRSALEVSSSLPPDKLDRILAGKDDDHDGVIVQLTDQPLDPSLFTSLLHASLSHWKLQGKKGVWIKLPIELANLVEPAVKAGFYFHHAEPKYLMLVHWLPSATNTIPANASHRVGIGAFVMNEKNEVLVVQEKSGRFRGTGIWKFPTGVVDEGEDICAAAVREVKEETGVDAKFVEILAFRQSHKSFFDKSDLFFVCMLQPLSFEIQLQEREIEAAQWMPFQEYAAQPFVQKHQLFKDISDVCLAKKGGQYAGFTPVPAETSLSAKKTHLYLNKQGLNYE is encoded by the exons ATGATAGCGGCGAGATTATTAATTCCAAAACTATcgtcctcttcctcctcctcctcctcctgctTCATCGTCAAGAACAACCCCACCAGAACAAAATATTATGGTTTATTTTCTAACCATCAAAAACTTGCCTTCTTAAGTTACCCAATCACAAGTAGTAGCGCTCGGGCTCGGACTCGGACTCGGACTAGGATTACTGATCTATCTTCTTGTACATCACTAG GGAAATTCAGCCAAGGTACCACCAGGTTAGGAAGCTACTGCTTGAAGAACAACACCACCAGAATCAGATCGTTATCATCAATGAATACCAGGTCAGCTTTGGAGGTTTCCTCGTCATTGCCGCCGGACAAGCTGGACAGGATTTTAGCTGGGAAAGACGATGACCATGACGGTGTCATTGTCCAACTCACCGATCAGCCCTTGGACCCCTCTCTCTTTACTTCTTTGCTCCATGCATCCCTTTCCCACTGGAAATTGCAG GGTAAGAAGGGTGTTTGGATCAAATTGCCTATTGAGCTTGCTAATCTTGTTGAACCTGCAGTCAAG GCAGGATTTTATTTCCACCATGCAGAACCAAAGTATTTGATGCTTGTCCATTGGCTTCCTAGCGCTACAAATACTATCCCAGCAAATGCCTCGCACCGGGTTGGCATCGGTGCATTTGTCATGAATGAGAAGAATGAG GTGTTGGTTGTCCAAGAGAAGAGTGGAAGATTTCGTGGAACAGGCATCTGGAAATTCCCTACAGGAGTTGTAGATGAG GGGGAAGATATATGTGCTGCGGCAGTTAGAGAAGTTAAAGAAGAGACAGGT GTCGATGCAAAGTTTGTGGAGATACTGGCGTTTAG ACAGAGCCACAAGTCATTCTTTGACAAGTCAGACTTGTTCTTTGTGTGCATGCTGCAGCCCCTTTCCTTTGAGATTCAACTGCAGGAAAGAGAGATAGAGGCAGCCCAG TGGATGCCGTTTCAAGAATACGCAGCTCAGCCATTTGTGCAGAAGCACCAGCTTTTCAAGGACATTTCAGATGTATGTTTAGCAAAGAAGGGTGGGCAATATGCTGGATTTACCCCGGTGCCTGCGGAGACATCTCTCTCTGCGAAGAAGACGCATCTGTACTTAAACAAGCAGGGCCTTAATTATGAATGA
- the LOC113783712 gene encoding acyl carrier protein 3, mitochondrial isoform X3 encodes MQSLRASILSYVRIRVSIREQFFARDVNALSRLSMQLHACSTSSSSSSDQIMERVVSLVKKFSSVDATKVTETADFQKDLSLDSLDRVELVMAFEQEFSVEIPDEEVDKLKCCADVAKYITSGAGHQNAEGS; translated from the exons ATGCAGAGCCTGAGAGCTTCCATTTTGAGTTATGTGAGGATCAGAGTTTCTATCAGGGAGCAGTTTTTCGCTCGAGATGTGAATGCACTAAGCAGACTCAGCATGCAACTGCATGCATGCAGCACCTCTTCCAGTTCCAGCAGTGACCAAATAATGGAACGAGTGGTTTCACTGGTTAAGAAGTTTTCCAGTGTTGATGCTACAAAG GTTACTGAAACTGCTGACTTCCAGAAGGACTTGAGCCTTGACAGTCTTGACAGAGTAGAACTTGTCATGGCTTTTGAGCAAGAATTTTCTGTCGAGATACCAGATGAAGAAGTAGACAAACTTAAATGTTGTGCAGACGTAGCTAAATATATAACATCAGGAGCAGGTCATCAAAACGCAGAAGGCTCCTGA
- the LOC113783712 gene encoding acyl carrier protein 3, mitochondrial isoform X2, giving the protein MPGCSNMQSLRASILSYVRIRVSIREQFFARDVNALSRLSMQLHACSTSSSSSSDQIMERVVSLVKKFSSVDATKVTETADFQKDLSLDSLDRVELVMAFEQEFSVEIPDEEVDKLKCCADVAKYITSGAGHQNAEGS; this is encoded by the exons ATGCCAGGTTGCTCAAATATGCAGAGCCTGAGAGCTTCCATTTTGAGTTATGTGAGGATCAGAGTTTCTATCAGGGAGCAGTTTTTCGCTCGAGATGTGAATGCACTAAGCAGACTCAGCATGCAACTGCATGCATGCAGCACCTCTTCCAGTTCCAGCAGTGACCAAATAATGGAACGAGTGGTTTCACTGGTTAAGAAGTTTTCCAGTGTTGATGCTACAAAG GTTACTGAAACTGCTGACTTCCAGAAGGACTTGAGCCTTGACAGTCTTGACAGAGTAGAACTTGTCATGGCTTTTGAGCAAGAATTTTCTGTCGAGATACCAGATGAAGAAGTAGACAAACTTAAATGTTGTGCAGACGTAGCTAAATATATAACATCAGGAGCAGGTCATCAAAACGCAGAAGGCTCCTGA